A window of the Tessaracoccus sp. MC1865 genome harbors these coding sequences:
- a CDS encoding serine hydrolase produces MVIDPTAFDAAVTRQSFTGVVTVDVGDQRVFERCEGFLNRALDVPMTPRARIAIASGSKSFTALAVMRLVEDGAVQLGQPVRGLLGDDLPLIDDAVTVEHLLTHTSGIGDYLDEDTDWEVADFVLTVPVHRLITAEAFLPMLDGHPQKFAPGERFAYCNGGYMVLAVLLERVTGETYHDVVRRLVFEPGGMAATDFLPLNELPSDAAAGYVANEGHLMNTLHLPILGNGDGGAFTTADDLHRFWRALIDGRIVRRDTVDEMLRPRHDVPEEEMRYGMGFWLHRSHPVPILEGYDAGASFRSTHIIASQTTVSILGNSSEGGWPVIRVMNAAIEAAGLTS; encoded by the coding sequence ATGGTGATTGATCCCACCGCATTCGACGCCGCCGTCACCCGCCAGTCGTTCACCGGCGTCGTGACGGTCGACGTCGGCGACCAACGGGTCTTCGAGCGCTGCGAGGGTTTCCTCAACCGGGCTCTCGACGTGCCGATGACACCCCGAGCGCGGATCGCCATCGCCAGCGGGAGCAAGAGCTTCACTGCTCTGGCGGTGATGCGGCTCGTCGAAGACGGCGCCGTGCAGCTGGGGCAGCCGGTGCGCGGCCTCCTCGGGGACGACCTCCCGCTCATCGACGACGCGGTCACGGTGGAGCACCTGCTGACGCACACGTCGGGCATCGGCGACTACCTGGACGAGGACACCGACTGGGAGGTTGCAGACTTCGTGCTGACGGTCCCCGTGCACCGGCTGATCACCGCGGAGGCGTTCCTCCCCATGCTCGACGGGCATCCACAGAAGTTCGCACCGGGCGAGCGATTCGCCTACTGCAACGGTGGGTACATGGTGCTGGCCGTGCTGCTGGAGCGGGTGACGGGGGAGACCTACCACGACGTCGTGAGGCGGCTCGTGTTCGAGCCGGGGGGCATGGCAGCCACCGACTTCCTTCCGCTCAACGAGCTGCCGTCGGACGCCGCGGCCGGCTATGTGGCCAACGAGGGCCACCTCATGAACACGCTTCACCTGCCGATCCTCGGCAACGGCGACGGCGGTGCGTTCACCACGGCCGACGACCTGCATAGGTTCTGGCGCGCGCTGATCGACGGCAGGATCGTGCGGCGGGACACCGTCGACGAGATGCTGCGTCCCCGCCACGACGTGCCGGAGGAAGAGATGCGCTACGGCATGGGCTTCTGGCTGCACCGGTCTCACCCGGTGCCCATCCTCGAGGGCTATGACGCCGGCGCCTCCTTCCGGTCGACGCACATCATCGCGAGCCAGACAACCGTCAGCATTCTGGGCAACAGCTCCGAAGGTGGGTGGCCGGTGATCAGGGTCATGAACGCCGCGATCGAAGCAGCAGGCCTGACCTCGTGA
- the trpB gene encoding tryptophan synthase subunit beta has translation MSSSDGFFGQYGGRFVPPQLETPLAEVAEAYQEAVKDPAFLAEYEALLTDYVGRPSPLFKAQRLSEELGGATIYLKREDLNHTGAHKINHCLGEALLAKRMGKKKLLAETGAGQHGVALATAAALVGLECEIHMGSIDIAKQHPNVVRMELLGAKVVPVTSGGACLKDAVDSAFGVFAADYHDTFFAIGSVVGPHPYPTMVRDFQSIVGREAREQILAKEARLPDAVIACVGGGSNAIGIFSGFLDDTDVRIYGVEPAGRDLGTVGEHAATMTLGSDGMLHGMKTVILQDEAGEPTAVHSIASGLDYPGVGPEHAHLRQTGRVDYVHASDDETLEAFKLLCRTEGIIPALESSHALAHAIRIAPSMGADQIILVNLSGRGDKDIDYVAERLAERANDAGLESTLEA, from the coding sequence GTGAGTAGCTCAGATGGATTCTTTGGTCAGTACGGTGGACGGTTCGTGCCACCCCAGCTCGAAACCCCCCTCGCCGAGGTGGCCGAGGCGTACCAGGAGGCCGTCAAGGACCCGGCCTTCCTCGCCGAGTACGAGGCCCTATTGACGGACTACGTCGGCCGGCCGTCCCCGTTGTTCAAGGCGCAGCGCCTCAGCGAGGAACTGGGTGGGGCCACCATCTACCTCAAGCGCGAGGACCTCAACCACACCGGCGCCCACAAGATCAACCATTGCCTCGGCGAGGCGCTCCTCGCCAAGCGGATGGGCAAGAAGAAGCTCCTCGCCGAAACGGGCGCAGGCCAGCATGGGGTTGCCCTGGCGACCGCCGCGGCGCTGGTCGGGCTTGAGTGTGAGATCCACATGGGGTCCATCGACATCGCCAAGCAGCACCCCAACGTCGTGCGGATGGAGCTGCTCGGCGCCAAGGTGGTTCCCGTCACCAGCGGCGGGGCGTGCCTGAAGGACGCCGTCGACTCGGCCTTCGGGGTCTTCGCCGCGGACTACCACGACACCTTCTTCGCCATCGGATCCGTCGTGGGCCCCCACCCGTACCCGACCATGGTGCGCGACTTCCAGTCGATCGTCGGGCGCGAGGCCCGGGAGCAGATCCTGGCGAAGGAGGCCCGCCTGCCCGACGCCGTGATCGCGTGCGTGGGCGGCGGGTCCAATGCCATCGGGATCTTCAGCGGCTTCCTCGACGACACGGACGTGCGCATCTACGGCGTCGAGCCCGCGGGCCGCGATCTGGGTACGGTGGGAGAGCACGCCGCCACCATGACCCTGGGGTCAGACGGCATGCTGCACGGCATGAAGACCGTGATCCTGCAGGATGAGGCCGGCGAACCGACGGCGGTGCACTCGATCGCCTCCGGCCTCGACTACCCGGGCGTCGGACCGGAGCACGCCCACCTCCGGCAGACCGGCCGAGTCGACTACGTGCATGCCTCCGACGACGAGACGTTGGAGGCCTTCAAGCTCCTGTGCCGCACGGAGGGCATCATCCCCGCGCTGGAGTCGAGCCACGCGCTCGCGCACGCCATCCGCATCGCCCCGTCGATGGGTGCCGACCAGATCATCCTGGTCAACCTGTCCGGGCGTGGCGACAAGGACATCGACTACGTCGCCGAGAGACTGGCGGAGCGCGCGAACGACGCTGGACTGGAGTCCACACTAGAAGCCTGA
- a CDS encoding AEC family transporter, which translates to MAEVLAVVVPLYVLILLGLLASRAKAFGKADVGLNSFVYWFALPAFLFDAIVKAPSGAGLPVSLFLVAFVVTLGFSALVYLASRLAGLRPIAGRLSLAAGYGNVGYFAFPLILSVLGPRAALPMALTSMVHNLIFMVGYPALATAGKPQPGRLRRALLKAGPLNPAVISVVAALIVRGLGLELPEMVAVPVTLLAQAVIPVALFAIGLSLGPAVKQVWTRGSSLVAIVSVAMAKLLVLPLLTWAAAKLFVPDPTGLLTAVLVLLAAMPTGATTFTLSQEFDGDGHLVAAVVAVSTLLALVTVSAFSVLVV; encoded by the coding sequence ATGGCGGAGGTGCTGGCGGTTGTCGTGCCGCTGTACGTGCTGATCCTGCTGGGGCTGCTGGCCAGCAGGGCCAAGGCGTTCGGGAAGGCCGACGTCGGCCTGAACTCCTTCGTGTACTGGTTCGCGCTGCCGGCGTTCCTGTTCGACGCGATCGTGAAGGCCCCGTCGGGCGCAGGGCTTCCCGTTTCCCTGTTCCTGGTGGCGTTCGTCGTCACCCTCGGCTTCTCGGCCCTGGTCTACCTCGCCTCGCGTTTGGCCGGGCTCCGGCCGATCGCGGGCAGGCTGTCGCTGGCGGCGGGCTACGGCAACGTGGGCTACTTCGCCTTCCCACTCATTCTGAGCGTCCTCGGGCCGCGGGCCGCGCTGCCGATGGCGTTGACCTCCATGGTCCACAACCTGATCTTCATGGTGGGTTACCCGGCGTTGGCGACGGCGGGGAAACCCCAGCCGGGGCGGCTGCGGCGGGCGCTGCTGAAGGCGGGCCCGCTCAACCCCGCGGTCATCTCCGTGGTGGCCGCGCTCATCGTGCGCGGCCTCGGGCTGGAACTGCCCGAGATGGTGGCCGTCCCGGTCACGCTGCTGGCGCAGGCCGTGATCCCGGTCGCACTCTTCGCCATCGGCCTGTCGCTCGGCCCGGCCGTCAAGCAGGTGTGGACCCGTGGTTCGTCCCTGGTGGCGATCGTGTCGGTTGCCATGGCGAAGCTCCTGGTCCTGCCGCTCCTGACGTGGGCGGCGGCCAAGCTGTTCGTTCCAGACCCCACGGGCCTGCTCACCGCGGTCTTGGTGCTGCTCGCCGCCATGCCCACCGGCGCGACCACGTTCACCCTGTCGCAGGAGTTCGACGGCGACGGGCACCTGGTCGCCGCCGTCGTGGCGGTCTCGACGCTCTTGGCGCTCGTGACCGTCTCGGCCTTCAGCGTCCTGGTGGTGTAG